The Gammaproteobacteria bacterium genome has a window encoding:
- the rpsO gene encoding 30S ribosomal protein S15 — MSLNAIQTAAIIADFGRDANDTGSSEVQVALLTAQINHLQGHFKKHIHDHHSRRGLLRMVSSRRKLLDYLKRKDVTKYQETIAKLGLRR; from the coding sequence ATGTCACTAAACGCTATTCAAACTGCTGCAATCATCGCTGATTTCGGCCGTGATGCAAACGATACTGGTTCTTCAGAAGTTCAAGTTGCTTTGTTAACTGCACAAATCAACCACCTTCAAGGCCACTTCAAAAAGCACATTCATGATCATCACTCACGTCGTGGTCTATTACGCATGGTTTCTAGCCGTCGTAAGCTTCTTGATTACCTAAAGCGTAAAGACGTTACTAAGTACCAAGAAACAATTGCTAAGCTTGGTCTACGTCGTTAA